The Podarcis raffonei isolate rPodRaf1 chromosome 2, rPodRaf1.pri, whole genome shotgun sequence genome window below encodes:
- the PRPH gene encoding peripherin yields MSHHHHSGAIRATSYRRTFGPPPMLSPLSYSSSRLASSSSATRLLSTPSTAASMRSYRASGGGGAVTFRSSSAPAPRYSYGAAEKLDFSVAEALNQEFLATRSNEKQELQELNDRFASFIEKVRYLETQNAALLAELGHARSKEPTRAADLFQDELRELRRQVDALGKDRDRLQVERDNMAEDLAALKQRLDEEMHKREDAEGNLVLFRKDVDDATLSRLELERKIESLMDEIEFLKKLHEEELNDMQVSMHSQQQVQVEVEQAKPDLTAALRDIRTQYESIAVKNLQEAEEWYKSKFADLSDAANRNHEALRQAKQEMNESRRQIQSLTCEVDGLKGTNEALLRQMRDLEDQYGVEMGSYQDTVARLEQEIQHMKEEMARHLREYQDLLNVKMALDIEIATYRKLLEGEESRIAVPVQSMASFGFKTTVSEPEPTVESHSRKTVLIKTIETRDGEVVTESRKEQRAEIEK; encoded by the exons ATGAGCCACCATCACCACTCCGGCGCCATCCGCGCCACCTCGTACCGCCGCACTTTCGGGCCGCCGCCCATGCTGTCCCCGCTGTCGTACTCCTCGTCCCGCCTGGCCTCGTCCTCTTCGGCCACGCGGCTGCTGAGCACACCCTCGACGGCGGCATCCATGCGCTCCTACCGGgccagtggcggcggcggcgcggtgaCCTTCCGATCCTCCAGCGCGCCGGCTCCGCGCTACTCCTACGGGGCGGCCGAGAAGCTGGACTTCTCGGTAGCCGAGGCGCTGAACCAGGAGTTCCTGGCCACGCGGAGCAACGAGAAGCAGGAGCTGCAGGAGCTCAACGACCGCTTCGCCAGCTTCATCGAGAAAGTGCGCTACCTGGAGACGCAGAACGCGGCGCTGCTGGCCGAGCTGGGCCACGCGCGCTCCAAGGAGCCCACGCGCGCCGCCGACCTCTTCCAAGACGAGCTCCGCGAGCTGCGCAGGCAGGTGGACGCGCTGGGCAAGGATCGCGACCGCCTGCAGGTCGAGAGGGACAACATGGCCGAGGATCTGGCCGCCCTCAAGCAGAG GCTGGATGAGGAGATGCACAAGCGCGAAGATGCTGAAGGGAACCTGGTTTTGTTCCGCAAG GATGTGGACGATGCCACCCTCTCGCGCCTGGAGCTGGAGCGCAAGATTGAATCCCTCATGGATGAAATTGAATTCCTCAAGAAACTACATGAAGAG GAGCTGAACGACATGCAGGTGAGCATGCACAGCCAGCAGCAGGTGCAAGTGGAGGTGGAGCAGGCCAAGCCGGACCTGACAGCTGCCTTGCGGGACATCCGCACCCAGTATGAGAGCATCGCGGTCAAGAACCTGCAGGAGGCCGAGGAGTGGTACAAATCCAAG TTTGCTGACCTGTCGGACGCAGCCAACCGGAACCACGAAGCGCTTCGCCAGGCCAAGCAGGAGATGAACGAATCCCGGCGCCAGATCCAGAGCCTCACCTGTGAAGTGGATGGACTCAAAGGAACG AACGAAGCTTTGCTGAGGCAGATGCGAGACCTGGAGGACCAATACGGGGTGGAGATGGGCTCGTACCAGGACACGGTGGCCCGGCTAGAGCAGGAGATTCAGCACATGAAGGAAGAGATGGCACGGCACTTGCGGGAGTACCAGGACCTCCTGAACGTCAAGATGGCCCTCGACATTGAGATTGCCACCTACCGCAAGCTGctggagggggaggagagcag GATTGCAGTACCGGTTCAGTCCATGGCCTCCTTCGGCTTCAAAACGACAG TTTCAGAGCCAGAGCCAACGGTGGAGAGCCACTCTAGGAAGACAGTGCTGATCAAAACCATTGAGACCCGGGATGGAGAG